From a region of the Phycisphaerales bacterium AB-hyl4 genome:
- a CDS encoding response regulator: MAASESCIDTLRLSSSKRHDLLTRLERRADDQAYMDLRGDRRVAFNDSAGLVLKVFHPGGSNANYLVRPRNLSASGIAFLHGHYLHPDSECEIRLKSVAGKHHVVYGKVMWCRHIDLSVHEVGLQFESPIVLDDFVASLVRAPGEADEASHELPQLDGRLFYVEDSLDDRDLLSFYMSQLGVTLDTEADADSALARMKASPPDLVLANVCLPGMHGLELARTLRAQGYDRPIVLLTANPKQPDDAEALAAGASAVLHKPYTFEQLLATLREHLPQPVEVEAEPVEPVLSEHWGNRRMRPLILNFVSRLSDQLARLRELVDSRENLAVLEKHCLDLRGSAGGYGYPQISEAAERLHQHCVDGASPEVLKQALVQLERLCNSASDTAARTPVQE, translated from the coding sequence ATGGCAGCCTCCGAATCCTGCATTGATACGCTGCGACTAAGTTCCAGCAAGCGTCACGATCTACTGACCCGGCTGGAGCGGCGCGCCGACGACCAGGCATACATGGACCTGCGCGGTGATCGGCGGGTGGCGTTCAACGACAGCGCGGGCCTGGTGCTGAAGGTGTTTCATCCCGGCGGCTCGAACGCCAACTACCTCGTTCGGCCGCGCAATCTCAGCGCGTCGGGCATCGCTTTTCTGCACGGGCACTATCTGCATCCGGACAGCGAATGCGAGATCAGGCTCAAGTCCGTCGCTGGCAAGCATCACGTCGTGTATGGCAAGGTCATGTGGTGTCGTCACATCGACCTGAGTGTGCACGAAGTCGGCCTGCAGTTTGAATCGCCCATCGTGCTTGACGACTTCGTCGCAAGCCTCGTCCGCGCGCCGGGGGAAGCAGATGAAGCCAGCCACGAGTTGCCCCAGCTCGACGGCCGACTGTTTTATGTCGAAGACTCGCTGGACGACCGCGACCTGCTGAGCTTTTACATGAGCCAGCTTGGGGTCACGCTCGACACGGAGGCCGACGCGGACAGCGCCCTGGCCCGCATGAAGGCGAGCCCGCCCGACCTGGTGCTCGCCAACGTCTGCCTGCCGGGGATGCATGGGCTGGAACTGGCGCGGACGCTTCGGGCGCAGGGCTACGATCGGCCGATCGTGCTGTTGACGGCGAACCCGAAGCAGCCTGACGACGCGGAGGCCCTCGCGGCCGGTGCGTCGGCGGTGCTGCACAAGCCTTACACGTTCGAACAACTGTTGGCGACGTTGCGCGAGCATCTGCCTCAGCCTGTTGAGGTTGAGGCGGAACCGGTCGAGCCGGTGCTCAGCGAGCATTGGGGCAACCGTCGAATGCGGCCGTTGATTTTGAATTTTGTCAGTCGGCTGAGCGATCAACTGGCCCGCCTGCGTGAGCTGGTGGATAGCCGTGAAAATCTTGCGGTGCTTGAGAAGCATTGCCTGGACCTGCGCGGCTCGGCGGGCGGCTACGGCTATCCGCAGATCAGCGAAGCGGCCGAGCGGTTGCATCAGCATTGCGTCGACGGCGCCTCGCCCGAGGTGCTCAAACAGGCGTTGGTTCAACTCGAACGGCTGTGCAACTCGGCGAGCGATACCGCAGCGCGGACTCCGGTGCAGGAATAA